Proteins co-encoded in one Phalacrocorax carbo chromosome 5, bPhaCar2.1, whole genome shotgun sequence genomic window:
- the FASTKD2 gene encoding FAST kinase domain-containing protein 2, mitochondrial: MNNKISYLLATVRGMHRCNSVLTPKSSAITRKHILWIGRYKDPLENVNFRKLFLNICLQGSSLRFLSQKTDVFSAGAKVQPEKSTEALVSEQAPQSSLELEKLDDSGSFQARHVIDRSEPFFTSLQKCTCPCDVLDLASESAVSIKHFTNCLTTVWRLFKNLSEDQQRYEKQLIFEHPAFVKLCQQLLRDSRRMTRGDLVFSLHAVVNLGVPQNTLLVQTMVRVCQEKLNQLDNRCISVLATTLAGLDKDKNVSALRAGLQLLVEQRLPSIRDIFILQNLMKCMGEDAPVFLKKKLEIAVLKEIDHLTFQNALRLFFALVAMNYCSIPILNACSKKIQENVQDAQFRQLILILEACYNLQYRNVKLFSALADYVNSTACLWDKRQIILFLSAFETLGFQPSELMGFFAEKVIEDPEFLNLKNLLIVLRAYSRLNYVPRGQKHLFFETLHSCLNKYLPQIPNTELLKAVYALCILGYLPHRAIDELLQKDSRDELLLSDGLYKEQKEMMLRCVKACMELDSPSFTKPAFVLTENLSSLVSLNLRKAREALIELLGDENMFRQNVQLPYKYHIDFEIVMDSERKKVLPIAATDDHTDSSVQRLAFLFVPLAAFCVGTTHPQGKLGMKKRHLNKLGYHVILVLNKKFQEMTNEDAVEFLKGKIYSENALPFSEVTVQDNN; this comes from the exons atgaataataaaataagttatttgtTAGCTACTGTTAGAGGTATGCATAGGTGCAATTCTGTGCTCACTCCCAAATCCTCAGCCATaacaagaaaacacattttatggATTGGCAGATACAAGGATCCCCTGGAAAATGTGAACTTcaggaagttatttttaaatatttgtctgCAGGGATCATCTCTTCGATTTCTGTCTCAAAAGACAGATGTTTTTAGCGCAGGTGCTAAAGTACAACCAGAGAAGAGTACAGAGGCTTTGGTGAGTGAGCAGGCTCCCCAGAGCTCCTTGGAACTTGAAAAGTTGGATGATTCTGGGAGCTTCCAAGCGAGGCATGTCATAGATCGTAGCGAGCCGTTCTTTACTAGTCTCCAGAAATGCACCTGTCCTTGTGATGTACTGGACTTGGCTTCAGAGTCTGCGGTTTCCATTAAGCACTTCACAAACTGTTTAACTACGGTGTGGAGGCTCTTCAAAAACCTCTCTGAAGACCAGCAGCGTTACGAGAAGCAGCTAATCTTTGAGCACCCAGCTTTTGTCAAGCTTTGTCAGCAGCTGCTGCGGGACTCCAGAAGGATGACGCGGGGTGACCTGGTGTTCAGTCTGCATGCTGTGGTGAACCTAGGTGTTCCTCAGAACACTCTCCTAGTGCAGACTATGGTGAGAGTGTGCCAA GAGAAACTCAATCAGCTTGATAACCGATGTATCTCAGTTTTGGCAACTACTTTGGCAGGGCTGGATAAAGACAAGAATGTGAGCGCTCTTCGAGCTGGATTACA ATTACTAGTGGAGCAGCGCCTTCCAAGTATCAGAGACATCTTTATACTGCAAAACCTGATGAAATGCATGGGAGAAGATGCTCCagtctttctgaaaaagaaattagag ATCGCAGTTTTGAAAGAGATAGACCATCTGACTTTCCAGAATGCTCTGCGTCTGTTTTTTGCTCTTGTTGCAATGAATTATTGTTCCATTCCAATCCTGAATGCCTGCAGTAAAAAGATCCAGG AGAACGTCCAGGATGCTCAATTTCGACAGTTAATTCTCATTCTAGAAGCTTGTTACAATCTCCAGTACCGTAATGtaaaactgttttcagcattAGCAGACTATGTTAATTCTACTGCTTGCCTTTGGGACAAAAGACAA attatcctttttctttctgccttcgAGACACTTGGCTTCCAGCCTAGTGAGctgatggggttttttgctgaGAAGGTGATAGAAGACCCTGAATTCCTCAACTTGAAAAACCTGTTGATTGTTCTCCGAGCGTATTCACGACTCAACTATGTTCCCAGAGGCCAAAAGCATCT gtTTTTTGAGACTCTTCATAGCTGCTTGAATAAGTACCTCCCTCAGATTCCCAACACAGAACTGCTGAAGGCAGTGTATGCACTTTGCATCTTAGGATATCTTCCTCATCGTGCAATTGATGAGCTGCTGCAAAAGGACAGCAGGGATGAACTTCTACTGTCAG ATGGTCTTtacaaagaacaaaaggaaatgatGCTTCGCTGTGTGAAAGCATGTATGGAACTTGATAGCCCTTCTTTCACGAAGCCTGCATTTGTGCTGACTGAGAATCTCTCCTCGTTAGTATCTCTTAATCTCAGGAAGGCTCGGGAGGCACTGATAGAACTTCTGGGAGATGAGAACATGTTTCGGCAAAACGTTCAGCTGCCATATAAATATCATATTG attttgaaaTCGTAATGGattcagagagaaagaaagtgcTCCCAATAGCTGCAACAGATGATCATACTGACTCAAGTGTTCAAAG ATtggcttttctctttgttcCTCTGGCTGCCTTCTGTGTGGGTACTACACACCCGCAAGGGAAGCTGGGAATGAAGAAGCGGCATCTAAATAAACTGGGCTATCATGTGATTCTG gtCCTGAACAAGAAGTTTCAGGAAATGACAAATGAAGATGCAGTTGagtttttgaaaggaaaaatatattcagaaaatgctttgcctttttctgaAGTTACTGTGCAggataataattaa